CGGCCACCGGGTTGAGCTTGCGCAGGATTTCCGCGCGCAGCACGTTGGGGTCCATGCCCGGCAGCGGCCGCAGGTCGAATTCCAGCGAACACTGGCCGCAGATGCGATTGGGGTTGTCGCCGCCATGAATGCAGCCAAAGTTCATCGTCGGTTGCGGCACGCTGAACTGCGGATTGCTGAATTCGCGCTGCCACAAGAGGCGCAGGCCGCGCAGTTCGCCGATGGCATCGTGCATGGCTTCGAGGGCGCTGTGGCCCAGGCGCGGATCGGACGAGTGGCCGCTCTGCCCGAGGATGTCGATGCGCTCCATCATGATGCCTTTGTGCATGCGGATCGGTTTGAGCCCGGTCGGCTCGCCGATCACCGCCGCGCGGCCCAGCGGTTGCCCGGCCTCGGCCAGCGCGCGGGCGCCGGACATCGAGCTTTCTTCGTCGCAGGTGGCGAGGATCAGCAATGGCTGTTTGAACGGCTGATCGAGCAGCGGCTGCACGGCTTCGATGATCAGTGCAAAGAAGCCCTTCATGTCACAACTGCCCAGCCCGACCCAGCGACCGTCGACTTCGGTGAGCTTCAGCGGGTCGGTCTGCCACAACGCGTCGTCGTAGGGCACCGTGTCGCTGTGCCCGGCCAGCACCAGGCCGCCGGGGCCACTGCCAAAACTGGCGAGCAGATTGAATTTGCCGGGGCTGACCTGCTGGATATCGCAGCTGAAACCCAGGTCACCCAGCCAACCCGCCAGCAGATCGATGACGGCGCGGTTGGATTGATCGAGGCTCGGTTGGGTACAGCTGACCGATGGCGCGGCAATCAGCGCGGCGAACTGGTCTTGCATGGACGGCAATGGCATCACTGACTCCAGGTCCCGGATTGAGGCCCACTATAGAACCATCCGGCGCGCGGAATAAACCGCCGCAGGGCGTAGGAAGTTTGACTCCTGTACACTGCACGGCCTTGGCAGCCACACATTCCCCCGGCTGCGCTCCCGATTCTGGATGTTCCGGCCATGCAAAAAGAAACCGAAATCAAACTCCGCGTCAGCCGCGAAACCCTCGCTGCCCTGCGCGAGCACCCGCTGCTGAAGAAACGCAACAAAAGTGGCTGGGAACGCCGTGAGTTGATGAACCAGTATTTCGACACCCCCGAGCGCGACCTCGCCCAGGCCAAAGTTGCCCTGCGCCTGCGCAAGGACGGTGACGAAGTGATCCAGACCCTCAAGACCCGTGGCCAGAGCGTCGCCGGTCTGTCCGAGCGTAACGAGTACGACTGGAAACTGCCGAAAGCCAAACTCGACGTGAAGAAACTCGACGGCGAATGCTGGCCAGAGGCGCTGGCCGAGCTGGACAAGAAAACCCTCAAGCCGATCTTCACCACTGATTTCGTCCGCGAGCGCGCCGAAATCGCCTGGGGTCGTGGCAAGACCAAAGTCGTCATCGAAGCGGCGCTGGATCTCGGCCATGTGGTGGTCGGCAAGCAGAAAGAAGAAATCTGCGAACTGGAACTGGAGCTGCGCGAAGGCGAGCCGGCCGCGCTGCTGGAACTGGCCGCTGAACTGGCGGAAACCCTGGCGTTGATGCCGTGCGATATCAGCAAGGCCGAGCGCGGCTATCGTCTTCACGACGCCAACAGCTACTCGCTGAGCCTGCCGGCGCCGCAGTTGACCACCGAAACCCGCCTCGACGACGCCTTCGCCGCGCTGAGCTGGCATTTGCTCGGCAGCAGCCAGCGTCTGGCCGAGCAATATCGCTTCAACGGCCACTGGCGCCTCCTGCAGGACTGGGTCGAGAACCTCGCGGAAATGCGCGCCCTGCTCAGCAGCCTCGGCCAGGCTGCGCCGCGTCAGTCGACCCACGACCTGCGTGTGGCCCTGGATGCCTTGCTGGAAGACTGGCGCCCGCTGGTGCAGGTCGGCATCGAAGACGAAGACGTGCGCAAGGCTGCGCCTGAGCAGTTTCTCGAAGAACTGGAAGACCCGCGCTGGGGCCAGTTCTCGCTGAACGCCTCGCGCTGGCTGCTGGCCCGTACCTGGACCGCTGACCGCAATACTCGCGGCAATCGTCAGGGTGACGCGCAACTGCACAGCTGGCTGCCGCGTCTGTTGGGTGAAGAAGCCACCGCTCTGCAGCTGCAGCGCTACCAGCAACAGCCGGAAGATCTCGCCGAGCAACTGCCGCGCATCGAGCGCATTCAGGTCTGGCTGCACCACGCGCGCAACGTGCTGGACATTCCGGAAATGGATCGCCTCTACGGCGAGCTGAACAAACTGGCGCAACTGGCCAACGAGCCGACCATCACCGACGAACTGCTCGATGCGCGCAAGCATCAGGCGATTGCGGTGTACCAGAACCGCGCCTGGAAAACCCTCCTGCGCGTGTAACACCGCTAAAAGATCGCAGCCTTCGGCAGCTCCTACCTTTGGAATGCATTCCCCTGTAGGAGCTGCCGAAGGCTGCGATCTTTTGCTTTTTTGCTAGACCGGGAGGCTGGTGGTGGATTTGATCTCCGACAGCGCCACGATCGAATTCACTTCCTGTATCCCCGGCACCAGCGACAGCTTCTCGAAGAAGAACCGCTCGTACGCCTCGATGTCCGCCGCGACTATGCGCAACATGAAGTCCACTGCGCCCATCAGCACATAACACTCCAGCACTTCCGGAAAACCGCGAATTGCCTCGGTGAATTCGGTGAAGTTCGAACGGCCGTGGGCGTTGAGTTTGATCTCGGCGAAGATCTGCGTGTTCAGGCCGATCTTCTTGCGATCAAGCAACGTCACCTGACCGCGAATGATGCCCTCCTCCTTCATCCGCTGAATCCGCCGCCAGCACGGCGATTGCGACAGGCCGACCTGCTCGGCGATCTGCGCGCTCGACAGCGAGGCGTCTTCCTGCAGCAAGGCGAGGATCTTGCGATCGTAGGCATCCAGCTCGCTGTGCATAAAAAATCCTCAAAGATCAGTTTTCACAAATCATATCTTTCGATAAATCCCGTTAGCTGCCGATCATAGCCAAGAAATACCCCGCACCGAATGTAAAAATTTCTCCAGCACCTTTGGAGACTCGCCATGCCACACCTTGAAGCCGTGAACAGCCCCGCCACCCGCGCTGATGTCTGGAACGTCAATAACGCGCACTGCCTGGCGCAGTACCAAATCCTCGCCGAGGCCGAGCCGGATCTGCTGGTGCGGGTGCTGAATCTGTTCGCCTTGCAGTGCCTGACGCCGGAGCAGGTCAACGTCCAGCGCCAGGACGATCTGCTGTCGATCGATCTGCTCATGAGCGGCCTGAGCTGGCATCGCGCGCAAGTGATCGCGGAAAAACTGCGTAACCTGATCAGCGTCTGCTCGGTGGATTTGCACAATGCCGATGCGGCATGGCAGGCGCCCGTGCAGGCCGCCGGCTGACAGATCCGGCAACGGCTTCGTCGGGTAGTGGCCCAACGGTCAGCAGCGCCACGACTATCCTTTTGCGCATGCCGCTTAAAAAGGAAAGCCACATGTCCGTTCAATTTGTCACTCAGGACCGCTGGCTGGACCTCAACGATGTACTGCGTGAACTGGTCGCCCAAGGCTTCATCTGCCAGGACGCCGCGGAACAGGCGCTCAATGCCCGCCGACGCCATGCTGCTCACGGGCAGATGCATCCGCTGGAGTTCATCGCCAGCCAGCAACTCGACGACCTCAGCCGTCCGGGCAAACATCTGGACCTGGAAAGCCTGACCCTGTGGCTGGCGCAACAGGCCGGCCAGCCGTATATGCGCATTGATCCGCTGAAAATCAACGTCGCAGCGATCACGCCACTGATGTCGTATGCCTTCGCCCAACGGCACAAAATTCTTGCCGTCGCCGTGGATCGCGATGCGGTGACCGTGGCCAGCGCCCAGCCCTACGTCAGCGGCTGGGAAGCCGATCTGACCCACGTATTGAAGCTGCCGATCAAACGGGTCGTGGCCAACCCGGTGGATATCCAGCGCTTCAGCGTCGAGTTCTTTCGTCTGGCCAAATCGGTCAGCGGCGCCAGCAATGCCGACGCGCAGGGCGGCAACCTGGGCAACTTCGAACAACTGCTCAATCTCGGCGCCAGCGATCAGGAGCCGGACGCCAACGACGCGCACATCGTCAACATCGTCGACTGGCTGTTCCAGTACGCCTTCCAGCAGCGCGCCAGCGATATCCACATCGAACCGCGGCGCGAACACGGCACCGTGCGCTTTCGCATCGACGGCGTGTTGCACAACGTCTATCAATTCCCGCCGCAGGTGACCATGGCAATAGTCAGTCGCCTGAAAAGCCTCGGCCGCATGAACGTCGCGGAAAAGCGCAAGCCCCAGGACGGCCGGGTCAAGACCAAAACCCCGGACGGCGGCGAAGTGGAGTTGCGTCTGTCGACCTTGCCGACGGCGTTCGGCGAAAAAATGGTCATGCGGATTTTCGACCCCGAAGTGCTGTTGAAGAATTTCGACCAGTTGGGTTTCAGCGCCGACGACCTGCGCCGCTGGCAGGACATGACCCGCCAGCCCAACGGCATCATTCTGGTCACCGGGCCGACCGGTTCTGGCAAGACCACCACCCTGTACACCACGCTGAAAAAACTGGCGACGCCGGAGGTCAACCTGTGCACCATCGAGGACCCGATCGAAATGGTCGAGCCGGCCTTCAACCAGATGCAGGTGCAGCACAACATCGAGCTGACCTTCGCCGCCGGCGTGCGTGCGCTGATGCGACAGGACCCGGACATCATCATGATCGGCGAGATACGCGATCTGGAAACCGCCGAAATGGCGATTCAGGCCGCGCTCACCGGGCACTTGGTCCTGTCGACCCTGCACACCAACGACGCGCCAAGCGCCATCAGCCGTTTGCTCGAACTCGGCGTGCCGCATTACCTGATCAAGGCGACCGTGCTGGGGGTCATGGCCCAACGGCTGGTGCGCACGTTGTGCCCGCACTGCAAGGCGCCGCTGACGCTGGAGGATGAAGACTGGCAAACCCTGACCCGGCCATGGCAGGCGCCGCTGCCAAGCAATGCGCAACGGGCGATTGGCTGCCTGGAATGCCGCGACACAGGCTATCGAGGCCGCGCCGGGGTGTACGAAATCATGCAACTGAGCGACGGCCTCAAGGCGCTGATCAACCCGGACACCGACCTGACGGCCATCCGCCGCCAGGCATTCAAGGAAGGCATGCGCAGCCTGCGCCTGTCAGGCGCGCAAAAAGTTGCCGCAGGGCTGACCACAGTGGAGGAAGTGCTGCGGGTAACGCCGCAAAGTGAGTCGAAATAAGTCGCCACGGAACTGGACGGGAGGATCGGCAATCCAACGCCCTAGTCAATCCCCAGGAGTCACCCCATCATGCGTCTCAAACTTGCTGTCGCCACCCTGGCCCTGCTGTCGCTTCCCGTTGGTTCGGCCATGGCGGACAGCTTTTGGCGTAACGTCATTTCCTCCGGCGCCACCACCGGTTCGACTTACCTGACCTTCAAGGATCACAAGCTGATCGTTGCCGCTCAGGACGACGCCGGCAGCTTCGTCGCCAGTGACGGCGGCATCCGTGGTCCGTATCTGGAAGCGGCGATGCAGAAAGTGCGCGCCGACAACCCGGGCCTGCAGGCCTCGGACATGGAACTGGCGAACGCGATTCTGGCGAAGAACGCCGTGGCTTCCGAATAAGCCTTGCCCCATGAAAAATGCCGCTCGATTGAGCGGCATTTTTTTGTCCGGATTTCAGACAGCGAATTACTCGCCGATGGCAGCCTTGTACGCACCAGCATCCAGCAGCTTGTCCAGCTCGGCCTTGTCGCTTGGCTTGAGCTTGAAGATCCACGCGCCGTACGGGTCGGAGTTCAGCAACTCGGGCGAGCCGCCCAGCTCTTCGTTGATCGCGATGACTTCGCCGCTGACCGGGGCGTAGATGTCGGAGGCGGCTTTCACCGACTCGACCACGCCGGATTGATCACCGGCGGCGAACACCTTGCCGACTTCGGTCAGTTCGACGAATACCACGTCGCCCAGCGCTTCCTGCGCGTGATCGCTGATGCCCACGGTGACGCTGCCGTCGGCTTCCAGACGTGCCCATTCATGACTTTCGGCAAAACGCAGTTCGGCAGGGATATCGCTCATCTTCGGTTTCCTCAGGAATTGGTCAGCGGTTGTGCCCGCCAGAAAAGGTTAGATCAAAGTCTTGCCATGGCGTACGAAGGTCGGTTTGACCACTCGCACCGGGTACCACTTGCCACGAATTTCCACTTCGGCGCGGTCGGCAGTTGCCATCGGTACACGCGCCAGGGCAATCGATTTGCTCAGCGTAGGAGAGAAACTACCACTGGTGATCTCCCCTTCGCCAACATCGGCGATGCGAACCACTTGGTGAGCGCGTAAAACCCCGCGTTCTTCCAGCACCAGACCGACCAGTTTGTGCGCCACGCCGGCGGCTTTTTCCGCCTCCAGCGCCGCGCGGCCGATGAACTGACGCGAGGCCGGTTCCCAGGCGATGCTCCAGGCCATGTTCGACGCCAGCGGCGAAACGTCCTGGTGGATGTCCTGGCCGTAGAGGTTCATCCCGGCCTCGACACGCAACGTATCGCGAGCACCAAGGCCGATCGGGGAAATACCGGCGCCGACCAGGTCGTTGAAAAAGCCCGGCGCCTGATGGGCCGGCAGGCAGATTTCCAGGCCATCCTCACCGGTGTACCCGGTGCGCGCGATGAACCAGTCGCCGTCAATGGCGCCTTCGAAAGGTTTGAGTTGCTGGATCAGCGTGGCGCGCGACTGGGTGACCAGTTCGGCAATCTTGTGCCGGGCCTGCGGGCCCTGGATGGCGAGCATTGCCAACTCGGAGCGCTCGTGCAACTGCACGTCGCAAGTACCGAGTTGCGCGTTCATCCACGCCAGATCCTGATCGCGGGTGGAGGCGTTGAACACCAGCCGGTACGCGCCGTCGAGGCGATAGACGATCATGTCGTCGACGATGCCGCCACGCTCGTTGAGCATGGTGCTGTACAACGCCCGGCCGGGGCTGTGCAGACGTTCGACGTCGTTGGCCAGCAGATGCTGGAGCCAGGCCTTGGCCTGGGCGCCGGTGACATCGATCACGGTCATGTGGGAAACATCGAACACCCCGCAATCGCGGCGCACTTCGTGGTGCTCCTCGACCTGCGAGCCGTAATGCAGTGGCATGTCCCAACCGCCAAAATCGACCATCTTCGCGCCGAGCGCGAGGTGCAGGTCATACAGAGGCGTACGCTGTCCCATGGGTTTCTCCTTCCGGGCGTGGCGAGGGTGCGGACCGCCGCTATACGGCTGAAGGCCTTGATGGATAAGGCTTTCAGCCGATTCCAGCGCACGGGTCTGTCAGACGAACCGCACCGAATGCCGCGCATTGTAGCCGCATGATGTAGGACTCACTACTAAGTGTTTCGGTGCGCTGAGCGTCGAATCAATCCGATCACTGGCAATAGACCAACCAGCACCAGGGTCAGCGCAGGCAATGACGCCCTCGCCCACTCACCTTCGCTGGTCATTTCAAAGATGCGCACCGCCAGCGTGTCCCAGCCAAACGGGCGCATCAGCAGGGTCGCGGGCATTTCCTTGAGCACATCGACGAACACCAGCAACGCGGCGCTCAAGGTGCCGGGCAGCAACAGCGGCAGATACACTTTGAAAAACAGTCGCGGCCCACTGACACCCAGGCTACGTGCCGCTTCGGGCAAAGATGGCCGTATACGCGCCAGACTGCTTTCCAGCGGCCCGTAAGCGACGGCGATAAAGCGCACCAGATAAGCCATGAGCAGAGCGGCGAGACTGCCGAGCAACAGTGGTTTGCCGGCACCGCCGAGCCACGCGGAGAGCGGAATCACCAGCTCACGATCCAGATAACTGAAAGCGAGCATGATCGACACCGCCAGCACCGAACCGGGCAACGCGTAGCCGAGATTGGCCAGACCGACGCCGGAGTTGATCGTCTGGGTCGGTGCCAGACGCCGGGCGAACGCCAGCAACAGCGCAACGCTGACGGTAATCAGCGCCGCCATCGCGCCCAGGTAAAGCGTGTGCAGGATCAGCCCGGCGTAGCGCTCGTCCAGATCGAAGCGTCCGCGCTGCCAGAACCAGACGATCAGTTGCAGCACCGGGATGACGAAAGCGCAGGCGAACACCAGGGCACACCAGCCCGTCGCCGCGAAGGCCTTGAACCCGCGCAGGTGATACAGCGCTTTTACCCGTGGCCGCTCATTGCTGGCCCGATTCGCCCCGCGTGCCCGGCGTTCGCCGTACAGCACCAGCATCACCACCAGCAGCAACAGACTGGCCAGTTGCGCGGCGCTGGACAGGCTGAAGAAGCCGTACCAGGTCTTGTAGATTGCCGTGGTGAAGGTGTCGAAGTTGAACACCGACACCGCGCCGAAATCGGCGAGGGTTTCCATCAGCGCCAGCGCCACGCCCGCGCCAATCGCCGGACGCGCCATCGGCAACGCGACCCGCCAGAACGCCTGCCACGGCGATTGCCCGAGCACCCGCGCCGCTTCCATCAGGCCTTTGCCCTGGGCCAGGAACGCGGTGCGCGCCAGCAGATAAACGTAAGGATAAAAGACCAGCACCAGCACCACGATCACCCCGCCGGTGGATCGCACCCGCGGCAGGCGCAGGCCGGTGCCGAACCATTCGCGCAGCAAGGTCTGCACGGGGCCGGCGAAGTCGAGCAGGCCAACGAAAACAAAGGCCAGTACATAGGCGGGAATGGCGAAGGGCAGCATCAGTGCCCAGTCGAGCCAGCGCCGGCCGGGGAACTCGCAGAGGCTGGTGAGCCAGGCCAGGCTGACGCCCAGCAGGGTCACGCCGATACCGACGCCGAGGATCAGCGTCAGGGTATTGCCGAGCAGACGCGGCATCTGGGTTTGCCACAGGTGCGACCAGATCTGCTGATCGATGGTCTGCCACGACAGCAGCAGCACGCTCAGCGGCAACAGCACCAGCGCGGCGATGGTGAAGACGATGGGGTACCAGCGGCGTTGGGCGGGGTGGGCCACTTTTGGGTCTCTGGAGGGATTGGCGTGTTCTTGGATTGCGTATTTCAGGTTGGGATTGCTGCCCTCACCCTAGCCCTCTCCCGGAGGGAGAGGGAACTGACCGCGTCGCTTTTACGTATTATGCCGATCTGAGGTACCGAGCCGAACTCAGGTTCGAATCCAACACAAATCGGCTCCCTCTCCCTCCGGGAGAGGGCTGGGGTGAGGGGCTGGATTTTGAATCAAACGAATCTTTCGAAACGATTCAGTTCCAACCCGCCCGATCCATCATCCGGATCGCCTCAGCCTGACGCTTGCCCGCCACTTCCACCGGCAGGGTATCGGCCACGAACTTACCCCACGCCGCCACTTCTTCCGATGGCGCCACCGCCGGGTTGGCCGGGAATTCCTGGTTCACATCAGCGAAAATCTTCTGCGCCTCAGGCGTGGTCATCCACTCGACCAGAGCCTTGGCCGCTTCCGGGTGTGGTGCATGTTTGGTCAGGCCGATGCCGGACAGGTTCACATGCACGCCGCGATCAGCCTGATTCGGCCAGAACAGCTTCACTGGCAATTCAGGCTTCTGTTTGTGCAGGCGACCGTAGTAGTAGGTGTTGACGATGCCGACGTCGCACTGCCCGGCATTGATCGCTTCCAGCACTGCAACGTCATCGGAGAACACGTCAGTGGACAGGTTGTTGACCCAGCCCTTGAGGATCTTCTCGGTTTTCTCGGCGCCGTGAACTTCGATCATGGTCGCGGTCAGCGACTGGTTGTAGACCTTCTTCGCCGTGCGCAGGCACAGGCGACCTTCCCAGTTCTTGTCGGCCAGCGCCTCGTAGGTGGTCAGTTCGCCCGGTTTCACTCGCTCGGTGGAATAGGCGATGGTCCGTGCGCGCAGGCTCAGGCCGGTCCAGGCATGAGTGGACGAGCGATATTGCAGGGGAACATTTGCGTCGATGGTTTTCGAGGTGAATGGCTGGAGGATGCCCATCTGCTCGGCCTGCCACAGGTTGCCGGCATCGACGGTAAGCAGCAGGTCGGCGGTGGCGTTTTCACCTTCGGCCTTGATGCGCTGCATCAGCGGCGCTTCCTTGTCAGTGATGAACTTGATCTTCACCCCGGTCTTGGCGGTGTAGGCATCGAATACCGGTTTGATCAGCTCATCGATCCGCGACGAGTAAACCACCACCTCATCGGCAGCCTGGGCAGTGGTGCTGCCGATCAGGGTCAAGGCCAGTGCGGTCAGAAGACGCTTGGGTGCCAACATGGGAGTGGTCTCTCGGTCGGGAAATGTGGGCCAAATGATAAGGACTCACATTTACCACCACAATCGAACACTGGGGGAAGGCGTTACCAGATGTTGCACAAATCGTTGTAGGAGCTGCCGAAGGCTGCGATCTTTTGATTTTTCAAGATCAAGATCAAAAGATCGCAGCCTTCGGCAGCTCCTACAGGGGAATGCGCTCCCCTGTAGGAGCGAGCCTGCTCGCGAAGGGGCCATCAGCCTCAATGAAGAGGTCAGGGCTTTGCCAGAGCCGGAAGATCCCCGGTCAACCCCAGCGCCTCGCGCACAAACAAGGCCTTCGCCTCGGGCATCTGCTCAACCAGTTTCAGCCCGGCATTGCGCAACCAGCGTAGCGGCAGCGGATCGGCCTGGAACAACCGCTCAAAGCCCTCCATCGCCGCCATCAGTGCCAGGTTATGCGGCATGCGCCGACGCTCGTAGCGGCTCAGCACTTTCACGTTCGCCAATCGCTCGCCGCGCTCATGCGCTTGCAGCAATACTTCCGCCAGTACCGCGGCGTCGAGGAAACCGAGATTTACGCCCTGCCCCGCCAATGGGTGAATGGTGTGCGCCGCATCGCCGATCAGGGCCAGGCCTTCCGCGACGTAGCGCTTGGCATGGCGCTGACGCAGCGGCACGCACAGACGCGGATCGGCACTGATCACTTCACCGAGGCGTCCCTCAAAGGCCCGCTCCAGTTCGGCGCAAAACGCGACGTCGTTCAGCGCCATCAAGCGCTCGGCTTCACTCGGCGTGGTCGACCAGACGATCGAGCACCAGTCCTGCTGGCCATCGCGTTCCAGTGGCAGAAACGCCAACGGCCCGTGATCGGTAAAGCGCTGCCACGCGGTTTTGCGGTGCGGCTGGCTGCAGCGCACGCTGGTGACGATGGCGTGATGCAGATAATCCCACTCGCGAGTCGCCACGCCGGTGAGACGGCGCACAGCAGAATTAGCGCCATCGGCCGCGATCACCAGCGGCGCGCGCAAGGTACGGCCATCGGCCAGGGTCAGCAGCCAGTCATCGCCGGAGCGACGCATCTGCTCCAGCCGCGCATTGGCGAGCATGCCCAGATCGCAGTCATGCAAGCGCTCGAGCAGCGCATCCTGGACCACGCGGTTTTCGACGATATGGCCGAGCACATCGGCATGCACGCTGCTCGCCGAGAAATGAATCTGCCCGGTGCCGCTGCCGTCCCAGACATGCATGTCAGTGTACGGGCTGCTGCGCCGTTGGGCGATGCCGTCCCAGACGCCGAGGCGTTCGAGGATGCGCTGACTTGCCGCCGACAACGCACTGACCCGCGGTTCGAATGCAGCGTCGGCGTCGAACGGTTTCACGCTCATCGGGCTGCCGTCGAGCAGCAGCACTTCCAGGCCGCTGTCCTGTAGCGCCAGCGCCAGGGCGCTGCCGACCATTCCGGCTCCGACTATCAGCAGATCTGCACGCATTTCCATGCTTTAGGCCTGTCTCGCTGGCGGCTTGCGCCGCACGTAAAGGGTTTTACCGAGCGCGCCAGTTAGCGGCGCGATCCTGAAAATGAAAGTGCCGCTCAGCCACTCAAGCATCCGGACGCGTTCCCAGGCCCATCGCCTGACGGGCGAACCAGCGTTTCGCCGGAGGCAGCAGGTCGAGACCGAGCAGGCCGAGGTTGCGCCCCAGCGACACCAGCGGCTGGGTGCTGCCGAACAGGCGCGTAACCTGATCGGAGAAGCCCACGGTCAGGTCCTGATCGAGGCGCTGCCGCTCGCGATAGGCCTGCAACGTGGCGAAGTCGCCCAGCGCCTTATCACTGGCCAGCAGCGCAGCCGCCAGGGCGTCGGCGTCACGCAGCGACAGGTTGAAGCCCTGCCCGGCAATCGGATGCAGGCTGTGCGCGGCGTTACCGAGCACGGCCAGATGCGAACGCACCTGTTCTTCAGCCTCGATCAGCGACAGCGGATACAGATGCCGCGCGCCGACCTGCTTCAAGGTGCCGAGGCGGTAACCGAACACCCCTTGCAGCTCGCTGAGGAAATCGCGCTCGTTCAACTCGGTAAGACGCTGCGCGTCCATGCCCAGACGGGTCCAGACCAGCGCGCAGCGATTATCCGGCAGCGGCAGCAGGGCCATTGGCCCGTCGTCGGTAAAGCGCTCGAAGGCCATGCCGTTGTGCGCTTCGCTCGGGGTGATGTTGGCGATCAGCGCGCTCTGGTTGTACGGGCGCTTGCGCACGTTGATACCCAGTTGCTCGCGCAGCCCGGAACGGCCGCCATCGGCGAGCACCGCGAGGTCGCATTCAAGGGTGGTTTCATCGTTGAGGGTCAGGCGATAGCCATCGGCCAACGGCTCCATGCGCGTGACTTCCGCCGGGCAGCGCCAAGTGATCACGTCTTTGTCGAGGTGTTGCCACAGACACTGGCCAAGCCAGGCGTTTTCCACCACATAACCGAGCGCGGGCACGCCCTCTTCCATCGCCGACAAACGTGCGGTGGAGAAACGGCCACGGTCGGAGACGTGAATCTGTTTGATCGGCTCGGCGCGGCGGGAAATTTCCTGCCACACGCCCAGGCGCTGGTAAATCTGCCGCGAGCCAAACGACAGCGCCGAGGAACGTGCGTCGTAGCTCGGCTGCCAGCTGTCGCCGGGGGCGAACGGTTCGATCAGGACGATTTTCCAGCCTTGCGCCTTGGCTCCGGCCTGCAAGGCCAACGCCAGACTGGCGCCGACCAGACCGCCACCGATGATTGCCAGATTGACTCGACTCATGCTGCGTGTGTCCTTGCCTGTGCCATCAGCGCTTCGATCTCGGCGACGGTTTTCGGCACACCGCCGGTGAGAATTTCACAACCGGATCGGGTCACGACCACATCGTCCTCGATGCGCACGCCAATGCCGCGCCATTTCTTCGCCACGTTCTGGTTGTCCGGGGCGATGTAGATGCCCGGCTCCACGGTCAGCGCCATGCCGACCTCCAGCACGCGCCATTCGCCGCCGACCTTGTACTCGCCGACATCATGTACATCCATGCCAAGCCAGTGGCCGGCGCGGTGCATGTAAAACGCTTTGTAGGCTTCGCTGGCG
This genomic interval from Pseudomonas koreensis contains the following:
- a CDS encoding ABC transporter permease, translated to MAHPAQRRWYPIVFTIAALVLLPLSVLLLSWQTIDQQIWSHLWQTQMPRLLGNTLTLILGVGIGVTLLGVSLAWLTSLCEFPGRRWLDWALMLPFAIPAYVLAFVFVGLLDFAGPVQTLLREWFGTGLRLPRVRSTGGVIVVLVLVFYPYVYLLARTAFLAQGKGLMEAARVLGQSPWQAFWRVALPMARPAIGAGVALALMETLADFGAVSVFNFDTFTTAIYKTWYGFFSLSSAAQLASLLLLVVMLVLYGERRARGANRASNERPRVKALYHLRGFKAFAATGWCALVFACAFVIPVLQLIVWFWQRGRFDLDERYAGLILHTLYLGAMAALITVSVALLLAFARRLAPTQTINSGVGLANLGYALPGSVLAVSIMLAFSYLDRELVIPLSAWLGGAGKPLLLGSLAALLMAYLVRFIAVAYGPLESSLARIRPSLPEAARSLGVSGPRLFFKVYLPLLLPGTLSAALLVFVDVLKEMPATLLMRPFGWDTLAVRIFEMTSEGEWARASLPALTLVLVGLLPVIGLIRRSAHRNT
- a CDS encoding extracellular solute-binding protein; this translates as MLAPKRLLTALALTLIGSTTAQAADEVVVYSSRIDELIKPVFDAYTAKTGVKIKFITDKEAPLMQRIKAEGENATADLLLTVDAGNLWQAEQMGILQPFTSKTIDANVPLQYRSSTHAWTGLSLRARTIAYSTERVKPGELTTYEALADKNWEGRLCLRTAKKVYNQSLTATMIEVHGAEKTEKILKGWVNNLSTDVFSDDVAVLEAINAGQCDVGIVNTYYYGRLHKQKPELPVKLFWPNQADRGVHVNLSGIGLTKHAPHPEAAKALVEWMTTPEAQKIFADVNQEFPANPAVAPSEEVAAWGKFVADTLPVEVAGKRQAEAIRMMDRAGWN
- a CDS encoding 2-octaprenyl-3-methyl-6-methoxy-1,4-benzoquinol hydroxylase, which encodes MRADLLIVGAGMVGSALALALQDSGLEVLLLDGSPMSVKPFDADAAFEPRVSALSAASQRILERLGVWDGIAQRRSSPYTDMHVWDGSGTGQIHFSASSVHADVLGHIVENRVVQDALLERLHDCDLGMLANARLEQMRRSGDDWLLTLADGRTLRAPLVIAADGANSAVRRLTGVATREWDYLHHAIVTSVRCSQPHRKTAWQRFTDHGPLAFLPLERDGQQDWCSIVWSTTPSEAERLMALNDVAFCAELERAFEGRLGEVISADPRLCVPLRQRHAKRYVAEGLALIGDAAHTIHPLAGQGVNLGFLDAAVLAEVLLQAHERGERLANVKVLSRYERRRMPHNLALMAAMEGFERLFQADPLPLRWLRNAGLKLVEQMPEAKALFVREALGLTGDLPALAKP
- the ubiH gene encoding 2-octaprenyl-6-methoxyphenyl hydroxylase, coding for MSRVNLAIIGGGLVGASLALALQAGAKAQGWKIVLIEPFAPGDSWQPSYDARSSALSFGSRQIYQRLGVWQEISRRAEPIKQIHVSDRGRFSTARLSAMEEGVPALGYVVENAWLGQCLWQHLDKDVITWRCPAEVTRMEPLADGYRLTLNDETTLECDLAVLADGGRSGLREQLGINVRKRPYNQSALIANITPSEAHNGMAFERFTDDGPMALLPLPDNRCALVWTRLGMDAQRLTELNERDFLSELQGVFGYRLGTLKQVGARHLYPLSLIEAEEQVRSHLAVLGNAAHSLHPIAGQGFNLSLRDADALAAALLASDKALGDFATLQAYRERQRLDQDLTVGFSDQVTRLFGSTQPLVSLGRNLGLLGLDLLPPAKRWFARQAMGLGTRPDA